One region of Sulfuricurvum sp. genomic DNA includes:
- a CDS encoding CHASE domain-containing protein, translating into MNNTALKDTFRSMGYLKHRYLRIFLSLNPTTATITVLIAVIVLFGIWSVSKEYFLVAAQHRFEIKVLENTDRIQKRLSQYETVLHSGAAFYQASKYVSRDEWKHFIGSLELYRNYPGIQGIGLVKVVASKETEDLTRRMRDEGFPSFSIKSDKHGEIYATVLYLEPMDKRNYEAIGYDVLSESNRREAFIGLVDSAFRMNDLMRHIVSKDATLNFEIHDSNKITDEHLLYRSFNPSFFHPKFHIRKTVTLYGQTWYLDFWSTPEFENEYDDGYPLLFTTIGLILYLGLLFLILYLVQAKKRANEKELFFKKSQRAAGIGSYSLDLQTMQWKSSETLGVNLQRDFSSHAL; encoded by the coding sequence ATGAACAACACTGCTTTGAAGGATACTTTCCGCTCAATGGGATATTTAAAACATCGGTATTTGCGTATCTTTTTATCTTTGAACCCTACAACCGCGACGATTACGGTGTTGATAGCCGTTATCGTGTTGTTTGGAATTTGGTCGGTTTCAAAAGAGTATTTTCTGGTTGCGGCTCAGCACCGATTTGAAATTAAAGTATTGGAAAATACCGATCGCATCCAAAAACGCTTATCTCAGTATGAAACCGTTTTACACAGCGGCGCGGCTTTTTATCAAGCGAGTAAGTATGTCAGCCGTGATGAGTGGAAGCACTTTATCGGTTCTCTGGAGTTATATCGTAATTACCCCGGGATTCAGGGGATTGGTTTGGTCAAAGTTGTCGCATCGAAAGAGACAGAAGATTTGACCCGACGGATGCGTGATGAAGGTTTCCCCTCGTTTTCGATCAAATCCGATAAACATGGAGAGATATACGCTACCGTACTTTACCTCGAACCGATGGACAAACGTAATTATGAAGCGATAGGATATGATGTTCTTTCAGAATCCAACCGGCGCGAAGCGTTTATCGGTTTGGTGGACAGCGCTTTTCGTATGAACGATTTGATGCGACACATCGTTTCAAAAGATGCTACGCTTAATTTTGAAATCCATGACAGCAACAAAATCACGGATGAACATTTACTTTACCGTTCGTTTAACCCCTCCTTCTTTCATCCGAAATTTCATATCCGAAAAACAGTGACTCTGTACGGACAAACATGGTATCTGGATTTTTGGAGTACACCGGAGTTTGAAAACGAATACGATGATGGGTACCCTTTACTTTTTACCACTATTGGGCTGATTCTCTATTTAGGGCTGCTATTTTTGATTTTGTATTTGGTTCAGGCGAAGAAAAGAGCAAACGAAAAAGAGCTTTTTTTCAAAAAATCGCAACGTGCAGCCGGCATAGGGAGCTACAGTCTCGATTTGCAGACCATGCAGTGGAAAAGTTCTGAGACCTTGGGTGTAAACCTACAAAGGGATTTTTCTTCCCATGCGCTTTAA